The following are from one region of the Prosthecobacter sp. genome:
- a CDS encoding sterol desaturase family protein, with protein MFRTLLEYLLWPLILIAALIPTGIGIANGHGPLAFNLTYFSLAALLFVLERVYPHEERWLHSDGQEIPDLAHTAFTKSFVQLLIVSMTWLGLASVVGGDQGTGFWPNHWPMFFQVVLGLVIAEFGLYWAHRIAHEWMPLWWFHAVHHSSKKLWFFNTGRFHIIDTLKSMIFSAPLLVLAGAPKDVVLWFGAITAYIGFLTHANIQMRFGWLNYIFNTPALHRWHHSMDLREGNKNYGENLMLWDLIFGTYFDDASRRPPAEIGINAAMPKSFWGQIVEPFRWNKFQTGAKAGTVKHELL; from the coding sequence ATGTTTCGTACGCTCCTTGAATACCTGCTCTGGCCCCTGATCCTCATCGCCGCCCTGATTCCGACCGGGATCGGCATCGCGAACGGTCATGGCCCGCTGGCTTTCAACCTCACCTATTTCAGCCTCGCGGCGCTGCTGTTCGTGCTGGAGCGCGTTTATCCGCATGAGGAGCGCTGGCTTCACTCCGACGGTCAGGAAATACCGGATCTGGCGCACACGGCGTTCACGAAATCGTTCGTGCAGTTGCTCATTGTCTCGATGACCTGGCTCGGACTGGCCAGCGTGGTCGGTGGTGATCAAGGCACCGGCTTCTGGCCAAATCACTGGCCGATGTTCTTCCAAGTCGTGCTGGGGCTGGTCATCGCCGAGTTCGGCCTCTACTGGGCGCACCGCATCGCGCACGAATGGATGCCGCTCTGGTGGTTTCACGCGGTCCATCACAGCTCCAAAAAGCTCTGGTTCTTCAACACCGGTCGCTTCCACATCATCGACACGCTCAAGAGCATGATCTTCTCCGCCCCGCTCCTGGTCCTGGCCGGTGCGCCGAAGGATGTGGTGCTCTGGTTCGGCGCCATCACGGCCTACATCGGCTTCCTGACGCACGCCAATATCCAGATGCGCTTCGGCTGGCTGAACTACATCTTCAACACCCCTGCCCTGCATCGCTGGCACCACTCCATGGATCTGCGAGAGGGGAACAAAAACTACGGTGAGAACCTCATGCTGTGGGATCTCATCTTCGGCACCTATTTTGATGATGCCAGCCGCCGCCCGCCTGCTGAGATCGGCATCAACGCTGCCATGCCGAAGTCCTTCTGGGGTCAGATCGTCGAGCCGTTCCGCTGGAACAAGTTCCAGACCGGCGCCAAAGCCGGAACCGTGAAGCATGAGTTGCTTTGA
- a CDS encoding zinc-binding dehydrogenase, with amino-acid sequence MKSVIAISPGELAILDTPQPKPGPYQALVRTECACLCNRTDSELLGGTFPGMEDKFPFALGHESVGIVVAVGDKVKNFRVGDRAVGGLVFDLQQEGVDSGWGGFGEFTLANDHDAMVADGVEDEAHGWVEVFEIQTSVDADIPPEQAVLLCTWREVLGAFRDFHLQPGDDVLIFGAGPVGLSFVKLGRLFGLGWIGIVDRHADKQAKALVFGADAAFAPGDVEIGELASIRGKKLDAVIDAVGHPDIVQQGLPLLRRGGSHCIYGVLTHGVLHIDKSKADFNFNLFVHQWPTRRYEKESQTAICQWIREGKLTAADFITHRFPLERIADAFQAVKERKVIKALLEYT; translated from the coding sequence ATGAAGTCCGTCATCGCCATCTCGCCTGGAGAACTCGCCATCCTCGACACTCCGCAGCCGAAACCGGGGCCGTATCAGGCACTGGTGCGCACGGAATGCGCCTGCCTGTGCAACCGTACCGACTCCGAACTTCTCGGCGGCACGTTTCCAGGCATGGAGGACAAGTTTCCCTTCGCCCTCGGCCATGAAAGCGTCGGCATCGTTGTCGCGGTCGGCGACAAGGTGAAAAACTTCCGCGTTGGGGATCGCGCGGTCGGCGGACTCGTGTTCGATCTGCAACAGGAAGGCGTCGATTCCGGCTGGGGCGGCTTTGGCGAGTTCACGCTGGCGAATGATCACGATGCGATGGTCGCCGACGGCGTGGAGGATGAGGCGCACGGCTGGGTCGAGGTTTTCGAGATTCAAACCAGCGTCGATGCCGACATTCCGCCCGAGCAGGCCGTGCTGCTCTGCACCTGGCGCGAGGTCTTGGGCGCGTTTCGTGATTTTCACCTCCAGCCCGGCGATGACGTGCTCATCTTCGGTGCCGGTCCGGTAGGTTTGAGCTTTGTAAAGCTCGGCCGCTTGTTCGGACTCGGCTGGATCGGCATCGTCGATCGCCACGCCGACAAGCAAGCCAAGGCACTCGTCTTCGGAGCCGACGCGGCCTTTGCGCCCGGCGATGTGGAGATCGGCGAACTCGCCAGCATCCGTGGCAAGAAACTCGATGCCGTCATTGATGCCGTCGGCCATCCCGACATCGTGCAACAGGGCCTGCCGCTGCTACGCCGTGGCGGATCGCATTGCATCTACGGTGTTCTCACCCACGGCGTCCTGCACATCGACAAATCGAAGGCTGACTTTAACTTCAACCTCTTCGTCCACCAGTGGCCCACGCGGCGGTACGAAAAGGAATCGCAAACCGCGATTTGCCAGTGGATTCGCGAAGGCAAACTCACTGCCGCTGATTTCATCACTCATCGTTTCCCGCTGGAGCGTATCGCCGATGCGTTTCAGGCGGTGAAAGAACGGAAGGTGATCAAGGCGTTGTTGGAGTACACTTGA
- a CDS encoding GNAT family N-acetyltransferase, protein MRLNTLLRWLMCFVQPVLGWRVPVVLLRGKARVSGRSVTLLAAGRERWTEFIRERFFAEEPEMVCAAKVPVWFLQKQLKRWQPSADLMVVGVARISAWLFLGKDYLASPPMVSMWMDVPDDLEAYVRRHRSAAGDWRRTHRKKYQSVISRDEADFDLFYDQFYRPYICGRHGSTAKLSPRWLLRLAFKRGQIQWLLLNGERVAGDLVVVTGKTYTLRVTGLLDGRLDLLRQGAMAALYVHSIGHARQFGCTQIAMGGSLASLHDGVFRYKCKWSSGLQDHDGFLSANHVRLFSWNRLAGPVAEFLSHTSLVHHDHDGYSALWAFPSDVPLTADNLRREYRALRASGLRRFRILLPGDPPPDFDCPPEVRLINIQSVAQAGTQAFNAMESDTPGKAGGI, encoded by the coding sequence ATGAGACTCAACACCCTGCTTCGATGGCTGATGTGTTTCGTTCAGCCGGTCCTGGGCTGGCGGGTGCCGGTGGTCTTGCTGCGCGGCAAGGCGCGCGTGTCAGGCCGGTCGGTGACGCTGCTGGCCGCCGGGCGCGAACGGTGGACCGAGTTCATCCGGGAGCGTTTCTTCGCGGAGGAACCTGAGATGGTTTGTGCGGCGAAGGTTCCCGTGTGGTTCCTGCAGAAACAACTAAAGCGGTGGCAGCCTTCCGCCGACTTGATGGTGGTTGGAGTCGCCCGGATTTCAGCCTGGCTGTTTCTTGGCAAAGATTACCTCGCATCACCCCCGATGGTCTCGATGTGGATGGACGTTCCGGACGATCTGGAGGCCTATGTGCGCCGGCATCGGAGCGCGGCTGGAGACTGGCGGCGGACGCACCGGAAAAAGTATCAAAGCGTGATCTCCCGCGACGAGGCGGATTTCGATCTCTTCTACGATCAGTTTTACCGGCCCTACATCTGCGGGCGGCATGGTTCGACGGCGAAACTGTCCCCGAGGTGGCTGTTGCGCCTGGCGTTTAAGCGCGGCCAGATCCAATGGCTGCTTCTGAACGGCGAGCGTGTGGCCGGAGATTTGGTCGTGGTGACAGGGAAGACCTACACTCTGCGGGTGACGGGTTTGCTTGACGGTCGGCTGGACTTGCTGCGCCAGGGAGCCATGGCCGCTTTGTACGTGCATTCCATCGGCCATGCGAGGCAGTTCGGCTGCACGCAAATCGCCATGGGCGGTTCCCTTGCTTCGTTGCATGACGGGGTGTTTCGCTACAAGTGCAAGTGGTCCAGCGGCCTTCAGGACCATGACGGTTTTCTCTCGGCAAACCACGTCCGGCTCTTCAGTTGGAACCGGCTGGCTGGCCCGGTGGCGGAGTTTCTGAGCCACACCTCCCTCGTGCACCATGACCACGACGGCTACTCGGCCTTGTGGGCGTTTCCCAGCGATGTGCCGCTGACGGCGGACAACCTCAGGAGGGAGTATCGCGCCCTTCGGGCTAGCGGCCTGCGCCGCTTCCGCATCCTGCTGCCTGGTGATCCTCCGCCTGATTTCGACTGCCCACCTGAGGTTCGTTTGATCAACATCCAATCAGTCGCTCAAGCTGGTACCCAAGCCTTCAATGCCATGGAGTCAGATACCCCCGGCAAAGCCGGGGGTATCTGA
- a CDS encoding 3-keto-5-aminohexanoate cleavage protein, protein MTKARHPSLIINFTPTGMVPTKQMTPHVPVSPAEIVEQVHEAYEIGITLAHLHARHDDGSPAHGKSIYAQIFDGVRRHCPDLVICASTSGRSTPEFEKRSEVLELSPDMASLTMSSLNFAREASMNTPDMILRLANKMAQFGVIPELECFDGGMINAVKHHIGKGTFKPPFYFNLLVGNLATAQDDLLQVGLLINALPSGAFWSLAGIGSSQLRANTLAILDGGGVRVGLEDNYWHDADRTQLATNSSLLRRVHELAAVFERPIMTPAVFGGLGFYNQLRVREREQVQSAP, encoded by the coding sequence ATGACAAAAGCACGGCACCCCTCACTCATCATCAATTTCACGCCGACAGGCATGGTGCCGACGAAGCAGATGACACCCCATGTTCCGGTTTCGCCAGCCGAGATCGTCGAGCAAGTGCACGAGGCGTATGAAATCGGCATCACCTTGGCTCATCTTCACGCCAGGCATGATGACGGCTCCCCCGCGCATGGGAAGAGCATCTATGCGCAGATTTTCGACGGAGTCCGGCGGCACTGTCCCGACCTTGTCATTTGTGCCTCCACCAGTGGGCGCTCCACGCCTGAATTCGAAAAGCGTTCGGAGGTGCTTGAACTGTCTCCAGACATGGCCTCGCTGACCATGAGTTCGCTGAATTTTGCCCGTGAGGCCAGTATGAACACTCCTGACATGATCCTGCGGCTGGCGAACAAAATGGCGCAGTTTGGCGTCATTCCTGAGCTGGAGTGTTTCGATGGCGGGATGATCAACGCGGTTAAGCACCACATCGGCAAGGGTACTTTTAAACCGCCATTTTACTTCAACCTCCTCGTGGGCAATCTCGCGACGGCACAGGATGATCTGCTGCAGGTGGGCTTGCTGATCAACGCCTTGCCATCGGGGGCGTTTTGGTCGCTCGCGGGCATTGGCAGCTCGCAATTGCGCGCCAACACGCTCGCCATCCTCGATGGTGGTGGTGTGCGCGTCGGTCTGGAGGACAATTACTGGCATGATGCGGATCGCACGCAATTGGCAACGAACAGCTCTTTGCTGAGGCGGGTTCATGAACTGGCCGCTGTTTTTGAGCGTCCCATCATGACTCCCGCTGTCTTTGGTGGTCTCGGATTTTACAACCAACTGCGCGTGCGTGAACGCGAACAAGTTCAATCAGCGCCATGA
- a CDS encoding N-acetyltransferase — MRKHLLQLGWQVYRDQGLWSLIHHAIGEIGYRRVLLLERSLAAPIPVVQSKASMTIEWLTDSDSTDYFAFRPKTDRELYADRLRQGHRCLLARVEGRLAGVMWVRSGSVWSYQSKYLHYERQFAPNEAYLYDAYTDPAFRGQAIAPALSSELLNRLRNEGCERAIRGTHPMNAAALRAHGKAGFRPFVAIHQVHFWRWHHVWQRAR; from the coding sequence ATGAGAAAGCATCTGCTACAACTCGGGTGGCAGGTGTACCGTGATCAAGGTCTGTGGAGTTTGATCCATCATGCTATTGGCGAAATCGGTTATCGCCGTGTCTTGTTGCTGGAGCGTTCGCTTGCCGCCCCCATTCCCGTCGTCCAATCCAAGGCGTCCATGACGATCGAATGGCTCACGGATTCGGACTCGACCGATTACTTTGCCTTTCGACCCAAGACGGACCGCGAGCTCTATGCAGATCGACTGAGACAAGGGCACCGCTGTTTGCTCGCACGGGTCGAGGGGCGTCTGGCTGGGGTGATGTGGGTTCGCTCCGGGAGCGTTTGGAGTTACCAATCCAAGTACCTTCACTATGAACGGCAATTCGCGCCGAACGAAGCTTACCTCTACGACGCTTATACCGATCCGGCGTTTCGTGGCCAGGCTATCGCTCCGGCGCTGAGTTCTGAACTTTTGAATCGATTACGGAATGAGGGGTGCGAACGCGCCATTCGCGGCACTCACCCGATGAATGCGGCGGCTTTGCGCGCCCACGGCAAGGCTGGTTTTCGACCTTTTGTTGCCATCCATCAAGTTCACTTCTGGCGGTGGCATCATGTCTGGCAACGTGCGCGTTGA
- a CDS encoding FAD:protein FMN transferase, producing MFRLVFIVLILACPLTAQELKRYDFSAPLMATTFRITLHAESKTQAETAAAAAFKRIAHLNTVFSDYEPNSELMQLCNAGPNTPFKASPALLGLLSRSLDLARLTDGAFDPTCGNLSQLWRRTKRVKKLPPTDRLAQALAATDWRAVQIDAKAQTITLTKPGMLLDLGGIAKGYAADEGLRILREHGLTRALVLAGGDIAIGDPPPGADAWDIKLRTFTKPTPDAEETMATVRLKNCGVSTSGDLYQFIDIEGTRYSHILSPKTGLALTTRIACSVIAPDCTTSDALATAMCVLGKERGEKVTSQMQGVTIRFAKP from the coding sequence ATGTTTCGGCTCGTTTTTATCGTTCTCATCCTTGCTTGCCCACTCACTGCGCAAGAGCTGAAGCGCTACGACTTCTCCGCGCCGCTCATGGCCACCACCTTCCGCATCACCCTGCATGCGGAATCCAAAACGCAGGCCGAAACCGCCGCCGCTGCCGCCTTCAAGCGCATCGCCCACCTCAACACCGTCTTCTCCGACTATGAACCCAACAGCGAGCTCATGCAGCTCTGCAACGCCGGTCCCAACACGCCCTTCAAGGCCAGCCCCGCGCTCCTCGGGCTCCTCTCCCGCTCCCTCGATCTCGCTCGCCTCACCGACGGTGCCTTCGATCCCACCTGCGGCAATCTCTCCCAGCTCTGGCGGCGCACCAAACGCGTCAAAAAACTCCCGCCCACCGACCGCCTCGCCCAAGCCCTCGCCGCCACCGATTGGCGTGCCGTGCAGATCGATGCCAAGGCGCAAACCATCACGCTCACGAAGCCCGGCATGCTCCTCGACCTCGGCGGCATCGCCAAAGGTTACGCCGCCGATGAAGGACTCCGCATCCTGCGCGAACACGGCCTCACCCGCGCCCTCGTTTTGGCCGGTGGCGACATCGCCATCGGCGATCCCCCGCCCGGAGCAGACGCCTGGGACATCAAACTCCGCACCTTCACCAAACCTACGCCCGACGCCGAAGAGACCATGGCAACCGTCCGCCTCAAAAACTGCGGCGTCTCTACTTCCGGCGACCTGTATCAATTCATCGACATCGAAGGCACCCGCTACTCCCACATTCTATCCCCCAAGACCGGTCTCGCTCTCACCACCCGCATCGCCTGCTCCGTCATCGCCCCCGACTGCACCACCAGCGACGCACTGGCGACCGCCATGTGCGTGCTTGGCAAAGAACGCGGGGAAAAAGTCACCTCGCAAATGCAGGGCGTAACCATCCGGTTCGCGAAGCCCTGA
- a CDS encoding roadblock/LC7 domain-containing protein encodes MTFDLSSLAARPGVLQAALTDDSGRLLGCAGEPEPPTTAILVLAHATLAAASELGRRSGNGDCHEIIQQHDSGCIYLHSLPEGRVLLVRCQNIEAIPAVRSACQHFAAPLESARPPASTASLDLASALHAEPAW; translated from the coding sequence TTGACCTTTGACCTGTCATCGTTAGCAGCCCGGCCTGGAGTTCTTCAAGCCGCCCTCACCGACGATTCCGGCCGCTTGCTTGGCTGCGCAGGCGAACCCGAGCCTCCTACCACTGCGATTCTCGTTCTTGCTCACGCCACCCTCGCCGCCGCGTCCGAACTCGGACGCCGTTCCGGCAATGGCGACTGCCACGAAATCATCCAGCAGCACGATAGCGGCTGCATCTACCTCCACAGCCTGCCAGAAGGCCGCGTTCTTCTCGTTCGCTGCCAAAACATCGAGGCCATTCCCGCCGTGCGCAGCGCCTGCCAACACTTCGCAGCTCCGCTGGAATCAGCTCGCCCTCCCGCTTCTACCGCGTCCCTTGATCTCGCCTCCGCGCTCCACGCCGAACCGGCTTGGTGA
- a CDS encoding GTPase domain-containing protein has protein sequence MPSINHDDHTISFKIVYCGTPLSGKTSNLQQVHAKLDPTGCSDLVSLSTAQDRTLFFDFLAVEADALPGYKTTFHLYTVPGQVTYNATLQLVLRQADGVVFVADSQMDRQRDNLQSLQSLEANLRMNGSSLDRLPIVLQYNKRDLPNAAPVEYLEYLFNNRPVPFLSFESDARTGRNVLATLNAISQAVLHQFRLRTASEDAPDVVPTHALAA, from the coding sequence ATGCCCAGCATCAATCACGACGACCACACCATCAGCTTCAAGATCGTCTATTGTGGCACGCCGCTCAGCGGCAAGACCTCCAATCTCCAGCAAGTCCACGCCAAGCTCGACCCCACGGGCTGCAGTGACCTCGTCTCGCTCTCCACCGCGCAGGATCGCACGCTGTTCTTCGATTTCCTCGCCGTCGAGGCCGACGCCTTGCCCGGTTACAAGACCACCTTCCATCTCTACACGGTCCCAGGTCAGGTCACTTACAACGCCACGCTCCAGCTCGTGCTGCGGCAGGCTGATGGCGTCGTCTTCGTCGCCGACTCGCAAATGGACCGCCAGCGCGACAACTTGCAGTCCCTCCAAAGCCTCGAAGCCAACCTGCGCATGAACGGCAGCTCGCTCGACCGCCTCCCCATCGTCCTGCAATACAACAAGCGCGACCTGCCGAACGCTGCTCCGGTCGAATACCTCGAATACCTCTTCAACAACCGCCCCGTCCCCTTCCTCAGCTTCGAATCCGACGCCCGCACCGGCCGTAACGTGCTCGCCACGCTCAACGCCATCTCCCAGGCCGTGCTTCACCAGTTCCGCCTCCGCACCGCGTCCGAGGACGCTCCGGACGTAGTCCCCACTCACGCGTTGGCCGCTTGA
- a CDS encoding GDP-L-fucose synthase has translation MSQTGGKLFITGHQGLVGRALMRHYANKPEWQIITRTRAELDLRDQHATDAFFAAEKPDQVILAAATVGGIKASYTHPVDFLLNNLQIQNSVLSAAHRYDTKKLLFLGSTCIYPKVVEMPIREDSLLTGPMESTNEPYGVAKIAGIKLCQGYRHQHGRDFICGMPANLYGPFDNFDPEHSHVLPSLIRRFHEAKLHNTPTVTLWGSGNPKREFLFVDDLASACAFLLENYSSADIINIGCGWEISIREAAEIIRDIIGYQGEILWDTTQPDGNPRRLLDISRMEKLGWQAKTDFREGVATTYQWFLDNRATART, from the coding sequence ATGTCTCAAACAGGCGGCAAACTTTTCATCACAGGTCATCAAGGTCTCGTCGGACGCGCATTGATGCGCCATTACGCGAACAAACCCGAGTGGCAGATCATCACACGCACACGGGCTGAACTCGATCTGCGGGATCAACATGCCACGGATGCTTTCTTCGCTGCCGAAAAGCCTGATCAGGTCATCCTCGCCGCTGCAACCGTCGGCGGCATCAAGGCCAGCTACACGCACCCGGTCGATTTCCTCCTGAACAACCTGCAGATTCAAAACAGCGTCCTTTCTGCGGCACATCGTTACGACACGAAGAAGCTCCTTTTCCTCGGCAGCACCTGCATCTATCCCAAAGTGGTCGAGATGCCCATTCGTGAGGACAGCCTGCTCACCGGGCCGATGGAAAGCACCAACGAGCCCTACGGCGTCGCGAAGATCGCCGGCATCAAGCTCTGCCAGGGTTACCGCCATCAACATGGCCGTGATTTCATCTGCGGCATGCCGGCCAACCTCTACGGCCCTTTCGACAACTTCGATCCCGAGCACTCGCATGTGCTGCCTTCGCTGATTCGTCGTTTTCACGAGGCCAAACTGCACAACACGCCCACGGTCACGCTGTGGGGCAGTGGCAATCCGAAGCGCGAATTTCTTTTCGTCGATGATCTGGCCTCCGCCTGCGCCTTCCTGCTCGAAAACTACAGCAGCGCTGACATCATCAACATCGGCTGCGGCTGGGAGATCAGCATTCGCGAAGCGGCGGAGATCATCCGCGACATCATCGGCTATCAGGGTGAAATCCTCTGGGACACCACTCAGCCGGACGGCAATCCGCGCCGCCTGCTCGACATTAGCCGCATGGAGAAGCTCGGCTGGCAGGCGAAGACTGATTTTCGTGAAGGTGTCGCCACTACATACCAGTGGTTCCTCGACAATCGCGCCACCGCCCGGACTTGA
- a CDS encoding class I SAM-dependent methyltransferase: protein MAIQAFRPVLITRNTCRICGSRSLTPVVSLGDQFIGGVLASADGSALIKRKVPLDLVRCDPSVDENACGLVQMRHSVPPKVLYHRYYYESGINQSMIDNLTGITQLVEQTVTLKAKDIVLDIGCNDGTLLSSYQTQGLRHIGIDPSDVALKARAKGFEVVNDFFTSRAFKSVHATEKARVVTSISMFYDLENPHAFVQDIADVLAADGIWILEQSYLPAMLDINSFDTICHEHLEYYSLAVLERLFGDHGLEVIDVHLNDVNGGSFRLVVANAGQVKPSAEAAVRVQDLRIREFEMAIDSDAPYAVFRENIERIRTDLTAFLKKAKAEGKVVHGYGASTKGSTTLQFCNVTSDLVSAIADRNPIKWGSYTIGTQIKIISEDESRAAKPDYYLVLPWHFMPEFLKREKDFLARGGKFVVPMPQVHLVG from the coding sequence ATGGCAATTCAGGCCTTCCGCCCCGTCCTCATCACCCGCAACACCTGCCGCATCTGTGGCTCACGCAGCCTCACGCCCGTCGTCAGCCTTGGCGACCAGTTCATCGGCGGAGTCCTTGCCAGCGCCGACGGTAGTGCGCTGATCAAACGCAAAGTCCCGCTCGATCTCGTGCGCTGCGATCCCTCGGTCGATGAAAACGCCTGCGGCCTCGTGCAGATGCGCCACTCCGTGCCGCCGAAGGTGCTCTACCACCGCTACTACTACGAGTCCGGCATCAATCAGTCGATGATCGACAACCTCACCGGCATCACCCAGCTCGTGGAGCAGACGGTCACACTCAAGGCCAAGGACATCGTCCTCGACATCGGTTGCAACGACGGCACGCTTCTCTCCAGCTACCAAACGCAGGGCCTTCGCCACATCGGCATCGATCCTTCCGACGTGGCGCTCAAAGCCCGCGCCAAAGGCTTCGAGGTTGTGAACGACTTCTTCACCTCCCGTGCCTTCAAGAGCGTTCACGCCACGGAAAAAGCGCGCGTCGTCACCAGCATCTCCATGTTCTACGATCTGGAGAATCCGCACGCCTTCGTGCAGGACATCGCCGATGTGCTCGCCGCCGACGGCATCTGGATTCTCGAGCAGAGCTACCTGCCTGCGATGCTCGACATCAACAGCTTCGACACCATCTGCCACGAGCACTTGGAATACTACTCGCTCGCCGTGCTGGAACGCCTCTTTGGCGATCACGGCCTCGAAGTCATCGACGTGCATCTCAACGACGTGAACGGCGGCAGCTTCCGCCTTGTCGTCGCCAACGCCGGCCAGGTCAAACCATCCGCTGAAGCCGCCGTACGCGTCCAGGATCTCCGCATCCGTGAGTTTGAAATGGCCATCGACAGCGACGCGCCTTACGCCGTCTTCCGCGAGAATATCGAGCGCATCCGCACCGATCTCACCGCCTTCCTCAAGAAGGCCAAAGCCGAAGGCAAAGTCGTCCACGGCTACGGCGCTTCCACCAAGGGCAGCACCACGCTGCAGTTCTGCAACGTCACGTCCGATCTCGTATCCGCCATCGCGGATCGCAATCCCATCAAATGGGGCAGCTACACCATCGGCACGCAGATCAAGATCATCTCCGAAGACGAATCCCGCGCTGCCAAGCCCGACTACTACCTCGTGCTCCCCTGGCACTTCATGCCCGAGTTCCTCAAGCGCGAAAAAGACTTCCTCGCTCGCGGTGGCAAATTCGTCGTCCCGATGCCGCAGGTTCATCTCGTCGGTTGA
- a CDS encoding ABC transporter ATP-binding protein — translation MDDKPEPMTNRSALRRLLTFARGHWRIAALQFALAVAGTSLIFVFPGVVRWFMDEIIPQKRTDLIWQAGGLAIFAFTVREGLYYFRTRVNCTFEQCMITDLRGQLHRKVELLPLRWFDHQSTGDILTKLADDVPATQRVILEGIEQGLTAVLQILITAVVMLIADTKLALIVLAPTPLIAAGGWIYSRWVSPRATAAREATSMLNATLHDTLTGIRQIKSFTAEEMRQWKFLAASERLKEKQTRLMAAWAFYAPSMTLLGNLGLVLLLMAGSWWCVQGSMTTGELMQFILLVGFLYEPIARLHGVNQTLLNGLAAAKRVFAILDDETEEDLDSGQTLQNIRGEVGFHSVSFAYREDKPVLHNITLAAQRHQTIAIVGATGSGKSTLFQLLTRFYDPQSGSITLDGIPLSDLSKRSLRQSLAYVTQESFLFAGTVRDNLLLGKPAATDDELWVALSDACAEDFIRRLPEGLDAEVGERGVLLSGGERQRLALARAFLKNAPILLLDEATSSVDVKSEHLIQEALAKLRANRTSLIIAHRLSTIIEANVIYVLHQGRILAHGTHAELLQSSAYYRELTALAFTPGEGSS, via the coding sequence ATGGACGACAAGCCCGAGCCAATGACGAACCGCAGCGCGCTGCGTCGCTTGCTCACGTTCGCACGCGGCCACTGGCGCATCGCCGCGCTGCAATTCGCCCTCGCCGTCGCCGGCACCTCGCTCATCTTCGTCTTTCCCGGCGTCGTGCGCTGGTTCATGGATGAAATCATCCCGCAGAAGCGCACAGATCTCATCTGGCAGGCCGGCGGTCTCGCCATTTTCGCCTTCACCGTGCGCGAAGGCCTCTACTACTTCCGCACCCGCGTGAACTGCACCTTCGAGCAGTGCATGATCACCGACCTGCGCGGCCAGCTTCATCGCAAGGTCGAGCTTCTCCCGCTGCGCTGGTTCGATCATCAAAGCACCGGCGACATCCTCACCAAACTCGCCGACGACGTGCCCGCCACCCAGCGCGTCATCCTCGAAGGCATCGAGCAGGGCCTCACCGCCGTGCTGCAAATCCTCATCACTGCCGTTGTCATGCTCATCGCGGACACGAAGCTCGCCTTGATTGTTCTCGCGCCCACGCCGCTCATCGCCGCCGGTGGCTGGATATACTCCCGCTGGGTTTCACCACGCGCCACCGCCGCGCGTGAAGCGACCAGCATGCTCAATGCCACGCTGCACGACACCCTCACCGGCATCCGCCAGATCAAGAGCTTCACCGCCGAGGAGATGCGGCAGTGGAAATTCCTCGCCGCCAGCGAGCGCCTCAAAGAGAAGCAAACACGTCTCATGGCCGCCTGGGCCTTCTACGCGCCGTCCATGACTCTGCTGGGCAATCTCGGCCTCGTGCTGCTCCTCATGGCCGGTTCGTGGTGGTGCGTGCAGGGCAGCATGACCACTGGCGAGTTGATGCAGTTCATCCTGCTCGTCGGTTTCCTCTACGAACCCATTGCCCGCCTCCACGGCGTCAATCAAACGCTCCTCAACGGCCTCGCTGCCGCCAAGCGCGTCTTCGCCATCCTCGACGATGAAACCGAGGAAGACCTCGATTCCGGCCAGACGCTTCAAAACATCCGTGGCGAAGTCGGATTCCACTCCGTCTCCTTCGCCTACCGCGAGGACAAACCCGTGCTGCACAACATCACGCTCGCCGCGCAGCGTCATCAAACCATCGCCATCGTCGGCGCGACCGGTTCCGGCAAAAGCACGCTCTTCCAGCTCCTCACCCGCTTCTACGACCCGCAAAGCGGCAGCATCACGCTCGATGGCATCCCGCTCAGCGACCTCAGCAAGCGTTCCCTGCGCCAATCGCTCGCCTACGTCACGCAGGAATCATTCCTCTTCGCCGGAACCGTGCGCGACAATCTCCTCCTCGGCAAACCCGCCGCCACCGACGACGAACTCTGGGTCGCGCTTAGCGATGCCTGCGCCGAAGACTTCATTCGCCGCCTCCCCGAAGGCCTCGACGCCGAGGTCGGCGAACGTGGTGTCCTCTTGAGCGGCGGCGAGCGTCAGCGCCTCGCTCTCGCCCGTGCCTTCCTCAAAAACGCCCCCATCCTGCTGCTCGATGAAGCCACTTCGTCCGTCGATGTGAAGTCAGAGCATCTCATTCAAGAGGCGCTCGCCAAACTCCGCGCCAACCGCACCAGCCTCATCATCGCCCACCGCCTCAGTACCATCATCGAGGCCAATGTCATCTACGTCCTCCATCAAGGCCGCATCCTCGCCCACGGCACCCACGCCGAGCTCCTCCAATCCTCCGCCTACTACCGCGAACTCACCGCCCTCGCCTTCACCCCAGGAGAGGGATCATCCTGA